One region of Mycolicibacterium insubricum genomic DNA includes:
- the rlmB gene encoding 23S rRNA (guanosine(2251)-2'-O)-methyltransferase RlmB codes for MAGNSQRRGAVRKPGSKKGAVVGSGGVRRRGLEGKGATPPAHERPHHPAAKRANKAARSAQGRHRKTDDTETVLGRNPVVECLRAHVPATALYVAIGIDTDERVTESVARAADAGIPILEVARVDLDRMSTNGLHQGIALQVPPYAYAHPDDLLADARADVRPPLLVALDNISDPRNLGAIVRSTAAFGGQGVLIPQRRSASVTAVAWRTSAGAAARLPVARATNLNRTLRSWADAGLQIVGLDAGGDTLLDELDATGPTVVVVGSEGKGLSRLVRENCDAIVSIPMAGDTESLNASVAAGVVLAEIARQRRG; via the coding sequence ATGGCCGGAAACTCCCAGCGCCGCGGCGCGGTCCGCAAACCCGGTAGCAAGAAGGGCGCCGTCGTCGGCTCCGGCGGCGTGCGCCGCCGCGGCCTGGAAGGCAAGGGCGCCACGCCGCCGGCGCACGAGCGGCCGCATCACCCGGCCGCCAAACGCGCCAACAAGGCGGCCCGCTCCGCCCAGGGCCGGCACCGCAAGACCGACGACACCGAAACCGTGCTGGGCCGCAACCCGGTGGTGGAATGCCTGCGGGCGCACGTGCCGGCCACCGCGCTGTACGTGGCGATCGGGATCGACACCGACGAGCGGGTCACCGAGTCGGTGGCCCGCGCCGCCGACGCCGGCATCCCGATCCTGGAGGTCGCCCGCGTCGACCTGGACCGGATGAGCACCAACGGCCTGCACCAGGGCATCGCCCTGCAGGTGCCGCCGTACGCCTACGCCCACCCCGACGACCTGCTGGCCGACGCCCGCGCGGATGTGCGGCCGCCGCTGCTGGTGGCGTTGGACAACATCTCCGACCCCCGCAACCTCGGCGCGATCGTCCGCTCGACCGCAGCGTTCGGCGGCCAGGGCGTGCTGATCCCGCAGCGCCGCTCGGCGTCGGTCACCGCCGTCGCCTGGCGCACCAGCGCGGGTGCGGCCGCCCGGCTGCCGGTGGCTCGGGCCACCAACCTCAACCGCACGCTGCGCTCCTGGGCCGACGCCGGGTTGCAGATCGTCGGCCTGGACGCCGGCGGCGACACCCTGCTCGACGAACTCGACGCCACCGGCCCGACGGTCGTGGTCGTCGGCTCCGAGGGCAAGGGCCTGTCCCGGCTGGTCCGGGAGAACTGCGACGCCATCGTCAGCATCCCGATGGCCGGGGACACCGAGTCGCTCAACGCTTCGGTGGCCGCCGGGGTGGTGCTCGCCGAGATCGCGCGGCAGCGCCGCGGCTAG